A genomic window from Microbacterium sp. H1-D42 includes:
- the truA gene encoding tRNA pseudouridine(38-40) synthase TruA — translation MRIRLDIAYDGTHFRGWATQPGLRTVQGTLETALARIVGSEARLVVAGRTDAGVHAADQVAHVDLDADQWARVQTRHGQAASDPAGSLARRIRGVLGNYPDVTVTRTSVAPEGFDARFSAVWRRYRYRLADNAVGYDPMRRNDTTTVRADLDALQMDAAARTLIGLHDFAAYCKPREEATTIRTLLDYRWTRDADGVLVAEVKADAFCHSMVRALVGACAAVGEGKLSVDDVVRLRDELTRTSAFKVLPARGLTLAEVGYPADELLASRAEQTRARRDQEARDGRSDADD, via the coding sequence GTGCGCATTCGCCTGGACATCGCCTATGACGGCACTCATTTCCGCGGCTGGGCGACCCAGCCTGGGCTGCGCACCGTGCAGGGCACACTCGAGACGGCGCTGGCCCGCATCGTCGGCTCCGAGGCGCGGCTCGTCGTCGCCGGGCGGACGGATGCCGGAGTGCACGCCGCCGACCAGGTCGCGCACGTCGATCTCGACGCCGACCAGTGGGCGCGCGTGCAGACGAGGCACGGGCAGGCGGCATCCGATCCTGCAGGGTCGCTCGCCCGTCGCATCCGAGGCGTTCTCGGCAACTACCCCGATGTGACGGTGACCCGCACCTCTGTCGCACCCGAGGGTTTCGACGCGCGCTTCTCGGCCGTGTGGCGGCGCTACCGCTACCGCCTCGCCGACAATGCCGTCGGATACGACCCGATGCGTCGCAACGACACGACGACGGTGCGTGCAGACCTCGACGCATTGCAGATGGATGCCGCTGCGCGCACCCTCATCGGGCTGCACGACTTCGCCGCATACTGCAAGCCGCGCGAGGAGGCGACGACGATCCGCACGCTGCTCGACTACCGCTGGACGCGCGACGCCGACGGCGTCCTCGTTGCCGAGGTGAAGGCCGACGCGTTCTGCCACAGCATGGTGCGGGCGCTCGTCGGCGCCTGCGCGGCGGTGGGGGAGGGCAAGCTGTCGGTCGACGACGTCGTGCGGCTGCGCGATGAGCTCACCCGCACCAGCGCGTTCAAGGTGCTGCCCGCCCGCGGTCTCACTCTGGCCGAGGTCGGGTACCCCGCCGACGAGCTGCTGGCCTCGCGTGCAGAGCAGACCCGCGCCCGTCGCGACCAAGAGGCGCGCGACGGCCGGTCGGATGCTGATGACTGA